The following is a genomic window from Chloroflexota bacterium.
GCGCTCCCAAATCGTACCACGGCTCCCTGGCGACCAGGGTCTGCAGGTTCTGGTAGCCAGTGATGATGGCGCCTTTAGAGCTACCTTGTTTCACAGTGATCGCCGCTCTCTCGCCCCAACTCACGTATTCAAGCGTCCTTGTGCCTATCAGAGCCGTCCTAGCTTTATCACACATGAATACTTTGAACCTCAGACCTTCGGGTCTGACTACAACGCCCCTAACCTCTTGCGGGCCTTTAATCACAGGTTTTAGAAATTCCTCTTCAATGAAGCCTTCCCATCCAGCCCCATTCCTGACATGAACTAAGCCGGCTGGGGCAGGATTGCCCGTAGGCTGTAGGTAGAAGAATTCGTTGGCGCCGGTCTTGATGCCAAAGCGCACCTCAGCGATATCCCCCAGCCTGACCAGCTTGTCCTTGCCTTTTTCCAGAATAGTGAAGAAGATGTCTGGTGCCCGCAGGTATTTACCACCCCACTTGCCACCGGAATACCTGCCGTGCTCAGCCCCTAGCTCCATTGCGGGAGTTTCGGTTTCTTCAGGTGTCTCTAGACCATCCAGCCACAGGTCTTCCTGGCTAATAGGATAGACTCGAAATTCAGGAACACTCTGGATGCTGTCTGTCCACTCCTGGAGCAGGAGATTCTCAGCGTTAACCGCCGCCTCAAAGGGAACCCGGTAGGCAGTAAACTTGGAGATGTTCCCTTCTAAGGCTTCCCAGTGGCCATCTTTGGGGCGCTGGAGGAGCACAATAACGGTGTTAACATCGGACTCCTTAAAGGAGCGGCGGGCCTGGTTATCTATAATCTGGCGAATGTTAATGTTCCTCAGCAGAAACTGCTGTAATGAACCGCCATAGCCAACATCCAGCCAGGAGTTGGAATTGATAAAGCAGAAAACACCGCCGGGGCGAAGCAGGTTAAGCCCCCGGTAATAGAAATAGATGTAGAGGTCGCTCTTCTTATCTATCCTGGCAACGGCCTTACCCCAGTGAGCCTTAACAGCATTCTCAAGTCGTTCCTTGTAGCCCTTCTTAATTTCACGCCATTTGTCTGGGTCGTAATCCTCAGCTCTGGCTAGAGGTGGTGCTATCTCTTCCTGGCGCACATAGGGTGGGTTACCAATGCAGATGTCAAAACCGCCCTTCTCTAAGAATACCTCAGCAAAGTCAATATCCCAGAGAAAGTAGTCCTTCTCCCCCTTTTTGCCAATGCTCGCCGCTACCTTTTGCAGGCGCCCCTTTTCGCCTCTGAGAGCATCTATTTGAGGCTGAACCTTAGCACGGGCCTCTTCCTGCTGCTTAAGAAGAGTCTGGGTTATATCGAGACCGCCCCTTATCTCTTCAAGGCCGGCCTGAAAGGCTTGTTCTTGGGGTGACTCTAGCTTTCGGATATCAGCGTCGATGGCTTTTACCTTGGCGTCCAGGACGCTGCGCAGGAGCTGGTGCTCAAGATACTCAATGTTGTGCTTCTTGACGGAGCGGTCACCACGGAAGTAGTCCGCTTTCTTCTCCACGATGGTCTGGATTTGCCGTTTAAGCGCTGGTGGAATATGAGCGTAGTCAGCCCTGAGGGATAGAGGTATGCCGGCGATCTCCTCCACCAGACTATCACCTTGCCGTGCCTTGAAAGTGAGATTGGGGAGCAAGGGCTGATTATAGATATCCATCTGGCTCTCTTCGCTCTCAATAATGAGCGACAGCCACAGCCGCAACTCACAGACTCGTACCGCCCAATCCTTGACATCAACACCGTAGAGATTCTGCGAGATAATGCGCTTCTTGAGGGCAAACTCATTCTCAGGATGACCCTGGTGCTCGGCTATAGCCCGATACAGTTGAACCATAACGTTCATCATCCCTACCAGGAACGAGCCCGAGCCTACCGCCGGGTCAACCACTCTGACCGAGTCCAAAGCCCCCCTGAGTCGATTGACCTCTGGACTGGCCAGCCCGTCCAATTCCCTTCGTCCATCTTCAGACAGCGGTGACATTACCAGCGGAATAAGTGTATCCTTGGACAAGGCGGTGGCTTCATGTAGATACTCTATGAGAGATAAGCGGCACATGTAGTCGATTTCTATCCTCGGGGTATAGAAGATGCCCGCCTGATGCCGGTCCTCTTTATTGATTAGGGACTCGTATACTCGCCCCAGCATCTCCGGGTCTACCGCGACTTCTACCTCAAGGGGCAAACTCTCCTGAATGGTGAAATTGTATCGCTCCAATAATCCGGGATAAGTTCCATCGATGGTCCGGTCGAAGAGGGTTACGAACACCTCATCCGGCACATCGAATCCGAGCTTGTCCAGGTCATCCTCGACAAATAGACCGCCATTCAAGAAAGGCATCCCTAGCTGGAAAGAGGCCCTGATGTCACCGGGAAGGTCCAGCGGCATCAGACTTGTGCGCCTATTAAAGGCATAAAAGAAAAGTGATGATAGCCAAAGGCGGTAAAATCCTCTATGCGGGGATTCCCCACAATACCCTTGCCACAGATTGCGCATATAGCGCTTGTCAGGAGTGCCATCGCCCCATTTCAACCAGCCCTTTCTCTGAAGGAAGTAAAGAAACATCAGCCGGTTGAGTAGCCGCTGGGCAAAGCCATGCACTTGACTATCGTTGCCCTTACGCTGGGCAGCAAGAGTCCCCTTGAGCCGCTCAAGTATCTGCTCGTAGGTCTCGAAGAATTCGCTGGTGACTCGTTCAACGCTGAAGGCTTCTTCGTGCTTCCGGCGTATTATTTCAGGTTGCTGCTCCTCAGGTGTGAGGGCAATGCCGTGAAGCACCTCCAGGTCTGTGTGGTAGACATTAGCTGGTTCCAGGGGTAGGATTCGCAGCTGCAAGGCGGGCATCGGCTTCTCTGGTCTGAGGATGCGGAGTGGACTAACGAAGGCCAACTGGCTATAGTCCTTGGTGAAGATAAAAAGGTAGTCACCCGCTGGATGATGACGGTAAAAAGGTTCAAGGATAGAGCGAACCGTAGTCCGGGTCCAAGAGGTTGTCTCGAGTAGATAAACCTGGAAGGCCTTGTCGTAGTCACTCAGCAAGTGAACCGACTGAATGGCCTCAGATGGCTTTGAAGGAATAGCAAGCTGCTTTGGCGGGTAAGAGACGTCAGTAACACGGTAGCCAAGGCCTTCACTCAGGTATCGACTGAGCGCTTCTCTGGAGTGAACCCTTCCTATGTCCTCGACCCCAGCCATGCTGAAGACCCCTATGAAATAACAATTTACCGAATTTACCGAATGATCTATTTGCCGAAGAGATCCTCAATATCCTGTCTGGCCCTCTCCAGCAGACGCGCCCCTTCCACAAACTGTAGCTCTGCGTATGATTCAGGTGTGCCATAATCGCGCGTCCGGATGACTACGGGCATCGGAACAGCATGCCCCAGGATAAGAGCCTGCTGCCTGGAATCCAGTTTAGCCAAAACGGTACGCAGGAGCTGTGCGCCAGATACCCCCGTGAGCACGGCGGAGATATCTTTATCATCGTCCAGGAGATAGGTGACACGGGTTCCAATCTGCGACATCACTTCATCAGCAATACCGCTCGGCCGCTGATCAACGATTAGTAATGTGACATTATATTTGCGCATCTCTCGGGCAATGGTGCCGAAGATGGTCTGTCCCGCTACCTGGGGGTTAAGGAACTTATGAGCCTCTTCGATGGTAATAACGAGGGGAGTCGGTTCGAGCTCCTTCTCCCCCATAGCCCGCTCTTTCTGCTCCACGTAACGCTCATGAATACGCCGGGTTAGAATATTTGCCACCAGGATATAGGCATCGAGGTTCCGGTGACGCCCGAACTCCAGAACAACGTGCACGCCCCTGGCCAAACACTCCATAATCCGTTGCACCGAATCATCCATCACCTTTTTCTTCAGAAATGGCAAGCGTGCCAGGCGAGTATCCATCTTTCGATGCAACACTTGCAGTGTGCCAGGATTCAGCCCCACCTCCTTTGCCAAAGCATCGCGTTCGGACCCATCCATCTCGATGAAGGCTTCAAACCATCTGCTCTCTCCATATATGCGGGCCAGGCGGTGGATCGACTCAATCTGGGCTTCGGTCAACTCGAGGGTCTCACGCAACATAAGCACATCATTCGGCTCAATCTGATCGTAGCCTATCTCCACCACAAAATCTGGCATAACCCCTCGGTCACGAGCCGATTTTTCATCCAGAGCAAAGATAGCTACGTGCACCCCAAAGAGCTGCTTCAGCCCCTTGACATAGCGACCACCTTCCATCGTCCCTTGCCAGCCATACTCATTATGCATATCAAAGACCAGGTTTACCGCCACCCTCTTTTGGGCTATACCCGTAAGCAACAAGCGGGTGAGGAAGGTCTTGCCGGTCCCAGACTTCCCGAAAACGCCACTGCTCCGTTCGACTAGCCTCTTGAGATCCAGGCAGACCTTGGTTTCCATATCCAGCGGAGTTCCAATGTGAAAATGCCTATCATCCTCCTGCCCAAAGACAGCCGCTACATCTTCGGCTGTGGCCTGTTTCACCTGAGAGAAATGACTGGGTATCGTTTTCACCGGTTGTGGCCCCATCATCTGGCTGAAGGCGTCGTGTCCGATGGTCAGCATCGGTGCTATCTTCAGGGCCCCGAAAGTGCTGGTCCCAGCCAGGACATCGGCGATGAAAGGATCAGATACATCGGGAGGAGACATAGCAATTTGGGGGCTGCTGGCCTCAAGCATCACATCGGTAATCATACCAAAGAATTTGCGCTTCTCCCCATCAATGACGACGTATCTGCCAACAGCCATATCTTCCACGGAACAATCAGCATCGAGCCGGGCTTCTAACCCCTCGCTGAGTGAGCCAGCGACGACGATACCTAACCTCTCCCGTTGATCGGGCGAAGGATTCCCACTCATACTTTGATCCTCCGTAGGACAGCATTCAAGCGATTGATATCGTTCATCAGCAGTATAGCCAGTTCCTTACCGGCATTGATCAGGAAGGAACGATCATTGCCACGCGCCGTACTGGCTTGGCGGAGACAGGCGGCGATCAGCTCGTCGACCGCCACGTGGGCCACAGAGGAAATCAACGTATGTAAAAAGGTCAGCTCCGTGGTGAACATCCTTACTTCTGCTGGTGAACAGGCATAGACAAAGCCGTGGATGCGTGGTGGGCGTGGGGGTAGATATTGATAAATGACTCCGTTCTCACGGAAGCCAACGATGACCACGGTAAAATCAGTCCGCAGCAGCTCTGGCAACTCCGGATTATGGCGATAGACATCCTCTTCGTCAACCTCATCCTTGCCCCGAGCGATAGGACGACGACCCGGGTCGATGCTACCTGTCTTCGTATTGGCCACCAGCCCGTAGATCTCGATGGCCGCATCAGTCACCCGCACAAAGCTACCGAAAGGTGGAGGCTGATGTAATTCATAGCTCTGGGCGACAAACTCCGTAGTACTGGCCTCAATTACCTCTCCGATCCTCTCGCTCACTCGCCCCTCCTAACCAGTTAAATGGCCCGTAGGCGCTTGCTGCGTGCCTTCTCTGACACCCGCCGCCTTATACCCTCATGTATGAGCGCCCGATCCACCATCTCCTGAAAATAGAGACGGTCAGAGGCGCCGATGACGGCCTTCTCGTGGGCTTCAATCAACGCCCTGGGATAGCCCCCACCACGAAGACATTGATCATAAATGGTCCCATGGACAAGATCCAGCTTCCCCGCATCAAGAGCCACCCATTCGGGTATCTCAACCCTGGCGATCTCCTGTCCAACATTCAGATAGAAGAAGTAGACCCTGTTAGCCGCATAGTAATCCAGAGAAACTGAAGAAGAACTCATAAAAATAGCCGATCGATCACCGCTCGCGGAGAGGAGGTGACGGAAAAGCCACCGGTCCGCGAGCTTGGCCAACCCAGCACACGGCTCCTTAGCCTGTAGAGAACTTTCTGCACAGTATTGGTCGCAATCAGCGACGGGATAAGGGCACAGTATTACCCGCAAGACGCTAACTACATCAGTAGCACGAGGGCGGCTGATGTAGCTGGCAATCGGTACGCTCAGGCTTCTTAACCGCTCAAGGGAAGCGACAAACTGCTTCAAGAGTGACATACGGAAGGGCTCTAATCCACTGCGCCCCTCAAGGGCCCAAAGGGACCAGAGAATAAAAGAACCATCCTGCAAACCAATGAGGGGCTGCTCCGAGCAGTCGACTTGAGCAAAATCAACGAGCCTTTCCAACTCAGCCACATGACGTTTGACCCCCAGAATGCTGCCATCCATCAGGATCTGTCTGTTTTTTGCCGAGAGATACAGGTCTTCATCCTTGTAATACAGCCGGGGATCGCTGCTAAGCTCGGCCCGTGGGTTAGGACCATAGCGCAGGACAGCAGTGCCGATATTGATCAAGCAGCAAAGCACCGGGCCG
Proteins encoded in this region:
- a CDS encoding Eco57I restriction-modification methylase domain-containing protein encodes the protein MAGVEDIGRVHSREALSRYLSEGLGYRVTDVSYPPKQLAIPSKPSEAIQSVHLLSDYDKAFQVYLLETTSWTRTTVRSILEPFYRHHPAGDYLFIFTKDYSQLAFVSPLRILRPEKPMPALQLRILPLEPANVYHTDLEVLHGIALTPEEQQPEIIRRKHEEAFSVERVTSEFFETYEQILERLKGTLAAQRKGNDSQVHGFAQRLLNRLMFLYFLQRKGWLKWGDGTPDKRYMRNLWQGYCGESPHRGFYRLWLSSLFFYAFNRRTSLMPLDLPGDIRASFQLGMPFLNGGLFVEDDLDKLGFDVPDEVFVTLFDRTIDGTYPGLLERYNFTIQESLPLEVEVAVDPEMLGRVYESLINKEDRHQAGIFYTPRIEIDYMCRLSLIEYLHEATALSKDTLIPLVMSPLSEDGRRELDGLASPEVNRLRGALDSVRVVDPAVGSGSFLVGMMNVMVQLYRAIAEHQGHPENEFALKKRIISQNLYGVDVKDWAVRVCELRLWLSLIIESEESQMDIYNQPLLPNLTFKARQGDSLVEEIAGIPLSLRADYAHIPPALKRQIQTIVEKKADYFRGDRSVKKHNIEYLEHQLLRSVLDAKVKAIDADIRKLESPQEQAFQAGLEEIRGGLDITQTLLKQQEEARAKVQPQIDALRGEKGRLQKVAASIGKKGEKDYFLWDIDFAEVFLEKGGFDICIGNPPYVRQEEIAPPLARAEDYDPDKWREIKKGYKERLENAVKAHWGKAVARIDKKSDLYIYFYYRGLNLLRPGGVFCFINSNSWLDVGYGGSLQQFLLRNINIRQIIDNQARRSFKESDVNTVIVLLQRPKDGHWEALEGNISKFTAYRVPFEAAVNAENLLLQEWTDSIQSVPEFRVYPISQEDLWLDGLETPEETETPAMELGAEHGRYSGGKWGGKYLRAPDIFFTILEKGKDKLVRLGDIAEVRFGIKTGANEFFYLQPTGNPAPAGLVHVRNGAGWEGFIEEEFLKPVIKGPQEVRGVVVRPEGLRFKVFMCDKARTALIGTRTLEYVSWGERAAITVKQGSSKGAIITGYQNLQTLVAREPWYDLGAHAFPDIVWVKSINDCHRQARIESEVLVDQRLYEILCPDADKLNVVLNSTLTMLSKELSGRVNLGEGALDTAVYEAKRLLILHPHHLAESPKLAEATLSLEKRDSKSVFEEFGLPKPSKDYSNIHPEDVSLNKVLPDRRELDRVVFEALGLTEGEQVEVYRAVVGLVKNRLAKARSV
- a CDS encoding ATP-binding protein, with amino-acid sequence MSGNPSPDQRERLGIVVAGSLSEGLEARLDADCSVEDMAVGRYVVIDGEKRKFFGMITDVMLEASSPQIAMSPPDVSDPFIADVLAGTSTFGALKIAPMLTIGHDAFSQMMGPQPVKTIPSHFSQVKQATAEDVAAVFGQEDDRHFHIGTPLDMETKVCLDLKRLVERSSGVFGKSGTGKTFLTRLLLTGIAQKRVAVNLVFDMHNEYGWQGTMEGGRYVKGLKQLFGVHVAIFALDEKSARDRGVMPDFVVEIGYDQIEPNDVLMLRETLELTEAQIESIHRLARIYGESRWFEAFIEMDGSERDALAKEVGLNPGTLQVLHRKMDTRLARLPFLKKKVMDDSVQRIMECLARGVHVVLEFGRHRNLDAYILVANILTRRIHERYVEQKERAMGEKELEPTPLVITIEEAHKFLNPQVAGQTIFGTIAREMRKYNVTLLIVDQRPSGIADEVMSQIGTRVTYLLDDDKDISAVLTGVSGAQLLRTVLAKLDSRQQALILGHAVPMPVVIRTRDYGTPESYAELQFVEGARLLERARQDIEDLFGK
- a CDS encoding DNA double-strand break repair nuclease NurA, whose translation is MGLNVSAVSRQVRQMAEDMRTDEAGQDTSLQLALAVLSGQAADLSNVQAKLARSQTGWLVARPVERMQLCRSLPEKPNVYSVIATDGSQIEPDRHGPVLCCLINIGTAVLRYGPNPRAELSSDPRLYYKDEDLYLSAKNRQILMDGSILGVKRHVAELERLVDFAQVDCSEQPLIGLQDGSFILWSLWALEGRSGLEPFRMSLLKQFVASLERLRSLSVPIASYISRPRATDVVSVLRVILCPYPVADCDQYCAESSLQAKEPCAGLAKLADRWLFRHLLSASGDRSAIFMSSSSVSLDYYAANRVYFFYLNVGQEIARVEIPEWVALDAGKLDLVHGTIYDQCLRGGGYPRALIEAHEKAVIGASDRLYFQEMVDRALIHEGIRRRVSEKARSKRLRAI